Proteins from a genomic interval of Acidobacteriota bacterium:
- a CDS encoding TIGR00282 family metallophosphoesterase: protein MRVLCVGDVMGRPGRRVLREMLHRVQSEYRIDFTIANGENAAGGFGMIPEKFQELMPLGIDVMTTGNHIWDRKEAYDLLNQTDRLLRPLNYPPGVPGRGFTVVDSQIGVPVAVINLQGRVFMPPIDCPFRGVEAVLPELRRRTPIIFVDFHAEATSEKVAMGWFLNGKVSAVFGTHTHVQTADERILPDGTAYITDLGMTGPHDWVIGMDVEGSIQRFLFHLPSKFTPETRGHRLNALVVEVDPETGRATGVERLNLPLPS from the coding sequence ATGCGCGTGCTGTGTGTGGGCGATGTCATGGGGCGGCCGGGGCGGCGGGTACTCCGCGAAATGCTGCACCGGGTGCAGAGCGAATACCGGATTGACTTCACCATCGCCAACGGCGAGAACGCCGCCGGCGGCTTCGGCATGATTCCCGAGAAGTTCCAGGAGCTCATGCCCCTCGGGATCGACGTGATGACCACGGGCAACCACATCTGGGACCGGAAAGAGGCGTACGATCTGCTCAACCAGACCGACCGGCTGCTCCGTCCCCTGAACTACCCGCCGGGCGTGCCCGGCCGGGGCTTCACCGTCGTCGACTCGCAGATCGGCGTGCCCGTGGCGGTGATCAACCTGCAGGGCCGGGTGTTCATGCCGCCCATCGACTGTCCCTTCCGCGGCGTCGAGGCGGTGCTGCCCGAGCTGCGGCGCCGCACACCCATCATCTTCGTGGATTTCCACGCCGAGGCCACCTCGGAGAAGGTGGCCATGGGCTGGTTTCTCAACGGCAAGGTGAGCGCGGTGTTCGGCACCCACACCCACGTCCAGACCGCCGACGAGCGGATCCTGCCGGACGGCACGGCGTACATCACCGACCTCGGCATGACCGGCCCCCACGACTGGGTCATCGGCATGGACGTGGAGGGCTCCATTCAGCGGTTTCTGTTCCACCTGCCGAGCAAGTTCACCCCGGAGACCCGCGGGCACCGGCTCAATGCGCTGGTGGTCGAGGTGGACCCCGAGACCGGTCGCGCCACCGGCGTGGAACGGCTCAACCTGCCGCTGCCGTCCTGA